One part of the [Synechococcus] sp. NIES-970 genome encodes these proteins:
- a CDS encoding hypothetical protein (conserved hypothetical protein) → MWLKIRHLVDPVFQYLNQPVGHTDRHTVWNPNRFWYLYKINLLEKCWQKEAANKNQHTY, encoded by the coding sequence ATGTGGCTCAAAATTAGGCACCTCGTCGATCCCGTATTTCAATATCTCAATCAGCCGGTAGGACATACGGATCGACATACGGTATGGAATCCCAATCGGTTTTGGTATCTCTATAAAATCAATCTACTGGAAAAATGCTGGCAAAAGGAGGCTGCAAACAAAAATCAGCACACGTACTAA
- a CDS encoding hypothetical protein (conserved hypothetical protein), protein MHRFLQFPTFGDRTIHTTAVRVALIVGTLLFGINHGSAVLGGNMNRARWVSAGLTYVVPYCVNLHGQLTSRRRQQLEATLLQLSNK, encoded by the coding sequence ATGCATCGATTTCTACAGTTTCCCACCTTTGGCGATCGCACTATTCACACAACCGCAGTCCGGGTAGCCCTCATTGTCGGCACCTTACTCTTCGGGATCAACCATGGCAGTGCCGTCTTAGGGGGAAACATGAACCGTGCCCGTTGGGTTTCGGCAGGATTAACCTATGTTGTTCCCTACTGCGTCAATCTCCATGGCCAATTGACCAGTCGGCGACGCCAACAGTTAGAGGCGACTCTCCTCCAGTTATCGAACAAATAA
- the nanE gene encoding N-acetylmannosamine-6-phosphate 2-epimerase: MSDLIAQFKNRLIISCQAPADSPLHAPEIIAAIAQASVNQGAVAVRIDSPDHIRAVRAKLPNIPIIGLWKRTFPESEVYITPRLEDALAVVEAGADIVAIDATARFRPNDETLAGLIQGIHEQTGKRVMADLDSYENGALAAKAGADILGTTLYGYTRETQHLTPPGFDLLKKLVQDFDLPVICEGGIHTPEMMQKAFQLGADSVVVGTAITGIDLLAQKFCRACENMVL; encoded by the coding sequence ATGTCTGATCTGATTGCCCAGTTTAAAAATCGCCTCATTATCTCCTGCCAAGCTCCGGCTGATTCCCCGCTCCATGCGCCTGAAATCATCGCGGCGATCGCCCAAGCCTCTGTCAATCAGGGGGCTGTTGCGGTGCGCATCGACAGCCCTGACCACATCCGTGCCGTGCGGGCAAAGTTACCCAATATCCCCATCATTGGCCTCTGGAAGCGCACTTTTCCCGAATCAGAGGTTTATATCACCCCCCGCCTAGAAGATGCCCTCGCCGTCGTTGAAGCCGGAGCCGATATTGTGGCGATCGATGCCACAGCAAGGTTTCGACCCAACGACGAGACGTTAGCCGGCTTAATCCAAGGCATCCACGAGCAGACGGGAAAACGTGTGATGGCCGATTTAGATAGTTACGAAAATGGAGCCCTCGCAGCAAAAGCAGGGGCCGACATTTTAGGCACGACCCTCTATGGCTATACGAGAGAAACGCAGCATCTAACACCCCCCGGCTTTGATCTCCTGAAAAAGTTAGTTCAGGATTTTGATTTACCCGTGATTTGTGAAGGGGGCATCCACACCCCCGAAATGATGCAAAAGGCGTTTCAACTGGGGGCTGATAGCGTCGTTGTCGGAACTGCGATTACTGGAATTGATCTTTTAGCACAGAAATTTTGTCGGGCCTGCGAGAATATGGTGCTCTAA
- the purN gene encoding phosphoribosylglycinamide formyltransferase: MGNVPLDSALISPPVTLADVPLSRPVQLGVLASGSGSNYGAIAQAIASQQLNAEIPVLIYNNPKAKVLERAAQFGTKTQLINHRDFTSREACDQAILDCLRSHGVEWVIMAGWMRIVTEVLLRGYESRILNIHPSLLPSFKGIRAVEQALDAGVKVTGCSVHFASLEVDSGDIIMQAAVPILPGDTPETLHARIQVQEHRIFPAAIALAVTQYS; the protein is encoded by the coding sequence ATGGGTAATGTTCCGCTAGATTCTGCTTTGATTTCTCCCCCGGTGACCCTGGCGGATGTGCCCCTATCCCGTCCGGTGCAGTTGGGAGTTTTGGCCTCCGGTAGTGGCAGCAACTATGGGGCGATCGCCCAGGCCATTGCCAGTCAGCAGCTCAATGCGGAAATTCCGGTCTTGATCTACAACAACCCCAAGGCGAAGGTTTTAGAACGGGCGGCCCAATTTGGCACCAAGACCCAACTGATTAACCACCGCGATTTCACCTCCCGCGAAGCCTGTGACCAAGCGATTTTAGATTGCTTGCGATCGCACGGGGTGGAGTGGGTGATCATGGCGGGTTGGATGCGCATCGTCACTGAGGTTTTACTCAGGGGCTACGAAAGCCGGATTTTGAATATTCACCCCAGTTTACTGCCCAGCTTTAAAGGGATTCGTGCCGTGGAGCAGGCTTTAGACGCAGGAGTAAAAGTAACGGGTTGCTCGGTGCATTTTGCCAGCCTGGAAGTCGATAGCGGCGACATTATCATGCAGGCAGCGGTGCCAATTTTGCCCGGTGATACCCCCGAAACCCTCCATGCCCGGATTCAGGTACAGGAACATCGTATTTTTCCAGCGGCGATCGCCCTCGCCGTTACCCAATATTCTTAG
- the manA gene encoding mannose-6-phosphate isomerase encodes MTEIRTPPWGKVTLLEEGDRYRINRIELKPGHHISTQMHYHRSEHWVVVSGTAKVICNDQETILTARQSTYVPMNTRHRVENPGVIDLVMIEIQNGEFLGDEDIIRFEDQDSA; translated from the coding sequence ATGACCGAAATTCGTACACCTCCCTGGGGAAAAGTCACTCTCCTCGAAGAAGGCGATCGCTATCGAATTAATCGCATCGAACTCAAACCGGGTCATCACATCAGCACCCAGATGCACTATCACCGTAGCGAACATTGGGTCGTGGTTTCGGGCACAGCGAAGGTGATCTGCAACGACCAAGAAACAATCCTCACAGCGCGCCAATCGACCTATGTACCGATGAATACCAGGCACCGGGTCGAAAATCCGGGCGTGATTGATCTGGTGATGATCGAAATTCAAAACGGTGAATTTTTAGGGGATGAAGATATTATTCGCTTTGAGGATCAAGACTCAGCCTAA
- a CDS encoding hypothetical protein (conserved hypothetical protein), whose amino-acid sequence MALQVYGIPTCNTCKKALQWLEAEEIPYTFINTKEQPPSRETIAQWVNTLGSKPMRNTSGQSYRALGEEKKSWSDDQWIEAFAQDAMLLKRPLFVRDGQAVLVGFRASETELRDRLGGS is encoded by the coding sequence ATGGCCCTGCAAGTTTACGGCATTCCCACCTGCAACACCTGTAAAAAAGCCTTGCAATGGCTCGAAGCAGAAGAAATTCCTTACACATTCATCAACACCAAAGAACAGCCCCCTAGCAGAGAGACGATCGCCCAATGGGTAAATACCCTCGGCAGTAAACCGATGCGCAATACCTCCGGCCAATCTTACCGGGCCTTGGGGGAAGAAAAGAAATCCTGGAGCGATGACCAGTGGATTGAAGCGTTTGCCCAAGATGCCATGTTGTTAAAACGGCCTTTATTTGTGCGGGATGGTCAAGCAGTATTGGTGGGCTTCCGGGCCAGTGAAACGGAACTGCGCGATCGCCTCGGCGGTAGTTAA
- the fbaB_1 gene encoding fructose-bisphosphate aldolase class I, with amino-acid sequence MTTTISVEKSIAAWLGDEAESLLGHRAKITQNLLTLPGADIVERVYSQSDRPTPVLRSLQQLFGTGRLANTGYLSILPVDQGIEHSGAASFAPNPIYFDPEILFVLRLKGAVTAWRPPSVCWG; translated from the coding sequence ATGACGACGACAATTTCTGTCGAAAAATCAATTGCAGCTTGGCTCGGTGATGAAGCAGAAAGCCTCTTGGGTCATCGCGCAAAAATTACTCAAAATCTACTGACCCTCCCCGGTGCGGATATCGTAGAGCGAGTCTATAGCCAGAGCGATCGCCCCACCCCGGTTTTACGTTCCTTGCAACAACTGTTTGGCACAGGACGCTTAGCAAATACGGGCTATCTTTCAATTTTGCCAGTCGATCAGGGGATTGAACATTCCGGTGCGGCTTCCTTTGCCCCAAATCCGATTTATTTTGACCCCGAAATATTATTCGTCTTGCGATTGAAGGGGGCTGTAACGGCGTGGCGACCACCCTCGGTGTGTTGGGGATGA